From a single Streptomyces sp. NBC_01264 genomic region:
- a CDS encoding IS110 family transposase, with protein MLDTGDVGVFLGMDVGKTAHHGHGLTPAGKKVFDKPMPNSEPRLRAVFDKLIAKFGTVLVIVDQPASIGALPLTVARDAGCEVAYLPGLAMRRIADLYPGEAKTDAKDAAVIADAARTMPHVLRSLELTDEVTAELTVLTGFDQDLAAEATRTSNRIRGLLTQFHPSLERVLGPRLDHRAVTWLLERYGSPAALRKAGRRRLVELIRPKAPRMAVRLIDEVFDALDEQTVVVPGTGTLDIVIPSLAASLAAVHDQRRALEAQINSLLEAHPLHQVLTSMPGVGVRTAAVLLVTVGDGTSFPSAAHLASYAGLAPTTKSSGTSIHGEHAPRGGNRQLKRAMFLSAFACMNADPASRTYYDRQRARGKTHTQALLRLARQRISVLFAMLRDGTFYESRTPAITLAA; from the coding sequence ATGTTAGACACCGGTGATGTGGGCGTCTTCCTGGGTATGGACGTCGGCAAGACAGCTCACCACGGCCACGGTCTGACGCCGGCGGGCAAGAAGGTCTTCGACAAACCGATGCCTAACAGCGAACCGAGACTGCGGGCCGTCTTCGACAAGCTGATCGCGAAGTTCGGCACGGTGCTGGTGATCGTGGACCAGCCCGCATCGATCGGGGCTCTGCCGCTGACCGTCGCCCGGGACGCGGGCTGCGAAGTCGCCTACCTGCCCGGCCTCGCGATGCGGCGGATCGCTGATCTGTATCCGGGCGAGGCGAAAACGGACGCGAAGGACGCGGCGGTGATCGCGGACGCGGCCAGGACGATGCCCCATGTCCTGCGTTCGCTGGAGCTGACCGACGAGGTCACTGCCGAGCTCACGGTGCTGACCGGCTTCGACCAGGACCTCGCCGCCGAAGCCACCCGCACCAGCAACCGGATACGCGGCCTGCTCACCCAGTTCCACCCCTCGCTGGAACGCGTACTCGGACCCCGGCTGGACCACCGGGCCGTCACCTGGCTCCTCGAACGCTACGGATCCCCGGCCGCTCTGCGGAAAGCCGGCCGCCGCAGGCTCGTCGAACTCATCCGCCCGAAGGCCCCGCGGATGGCCGTCCGGCTGATCGACGAGGTCTTCGACGCTCTCGACGAACAGACCGTCGTGGTCCCGGGAACCGGGACTCTCGACATCGTGATCCCGTCCCTGGCCGCTTCCCTCGCGGCGGTTCACGACCAGCGCCGGGCCTTGGAAGCGCAGATCAACAGCCTGCTGGAGGCTCACCCTCTTCACCAGGTCCTGACCTCGATGCCGGGAGTCGGCGTCAGGACCGCTGCCGTCCTGCTGGTCACCGTCGGCGACGGCACCAGTTTCCCCAGCGCCGCCCACCTCGCCTCCTACGCCGGGCTCGCGCCGACGACGAAGTCGTCCGGGACCTCGATCCACGGCGAACACGCACCCAGAGGCGGAAACCGGCAGCTCAAACGCGCCATGTTCCTCTCCGCCTTCGCCTGCATGAACGCCGACCCGGCCTCCCGCACCTACTACGACAGACAAAGAGCCCGCGGGAAAACCCACACCCAGGCCCTCCTCCGCCTCGCCCGCCAACGCATCAGCGTCCTGTTCGCCATGCTCCGCGACGGCACCTTCTACGAGTCCAGAACCCCCGCCATCACCCTCGCCGCATGA
- the ffh gene encoding signal recognition particle protein, translated as MFDTLSDRLSATFKSLRGKGRLSEQDIDAAAREIRIALLEADVALPVVRSFIANVKERARGEEVSKALNPGQQVLKIVNDELVSILGGETRRLRFAKTAPTVIMLAGLQGAGKTTLAGKLGLWLKGQGHTPLLVACDLQRPNAVNQLSVVAERAGVAVYAPSPGNGVGDPVQVAKDSIEYARTKQYDVVIVDTAGRLGIDQELMQQAADIRDAVSPDEILFVVDAMIGQDAVNTAEAFRDGVGFDGVVLSKLDGDARGGAALSIAHVTGKQIMFASNGEKLDEFDAFHPDRMAGRILDMGDMLTLIEQAEKTFSQAEAEKMAAKLQKGPKEFTLDDFLSQMEQVRKMGSISKLLGMLPGMGQIKDQINNIDERDVDRTAAIIKSMTPAERQDPHLINGSRRARIAKGSGTEVSAVKSLVERFFEARKMMSRMAQGGGMPGMPGMPGMGGGPGRQKKQVKQAKGKRKSGNPMKRKEEEAAAAARREAGPEAIEPAAGGNPFGLPAGGAQPGQDFDLPDEFKKFMK; from the coding sequence GTGTTCGATACGCTTTCCGACCGCCTCAGCGCGACCTTCAAGTCCCTCCGGGGCAAAGGCCGCCTCTCCGAGCAGGACATCGACGCTGCGGCGCGGGAAATCCGTATCGCCCTCCTCGAGGCCGACGTCGCCCTCCCGGTCGTCCGCTCCTTCATCGCGAACGTCAAGGAGCGCGCCCGCGGCGAAGAGGTCTCCAAGGCCCTGAACCCGGGCCAGCAGGTCCTCAAGATCGTCAACGACGAGCTGGTCTCCATCCTCGGCGGCGAGACCCGGCGGCTGCGCTTCGCCAAGACCGCGCCGACCGTGATCATGCTCGCCGGCCTCCAGGGTGCCGGTAAGACCACCCTCGCCGGAAAGCTCGGCCTGTGGCTGAAGGGGCAGGGCCACACCCCGCTCCTCGTCGCCTGCGACCTCCAGCGCCCCAACGCCGTCAACCAGCTCTCGGTCGTGGCCGAGCGGGCCGGCGTGGCCGTCTACGCGCCCTCGCCCGGCAACGGCGTCGGCGACCCGGTCCAGGTCGCCAAGGACTCCATCGAGTACGCGCGCACCAAGCAGTACGACGTCGTGATCGTCGACACCGCCGGCCGCCTCGGCATCGACCAGGAGCTGATGCAGCAGGCCGCGGACATCCGCGACGCCGTCAGCCCGGACGAGATCCTCTTCGTCGTCGACGCCATGATCGGCCAGGACGCGGTCAACACCGCCGAGGCCTTCCGCGACGGCGTCGGCTTCGACGGCGTCGTGCTCTCCAAGCTCGACGGCGACGCCCGCGGTGGTGCCGCGCTCTCCATCGCGCACGTCACCGGCAAGCAGATCATGTTCGCCTCGAACGGCGAGAAGCTCGACGAGTTCGACGCCTTCCACCCGGACCGCATGGCGGGCCGGATCCTCGACATGGGTGACATGCTCACCCTGATCGAGCAGGCCGAGAAGACCTTCAGCCAGGCCGAAGCCGAGAAGATGGCGGCCAAGCTGCAGAAGGGGCCGAAGGAGTTCACGCTCGACGACTTCCTGTCCCAGATGGAGCAGGTCCGCAAGATGGGCTCCATCTCCAAGCTGCTCGGCATGCTCCCGGGCATGGGGCAGATCAAGGACCAGATCAACAACATCGACGAGCGCGACGTGGACCGCACCGCCGCGATCATCAAGTCGATGACCCCGGCCGAGCGCCAGGACCCGCACCTCATCAACGGCTCGCGCCGTGCCCGTATCGCCAAGGGCTCCGGCACCGAGGTCAGCGCCGTCAAGTCGCTCGTCGAGCGGTTCTTCGAGGCCCGCAAGATGATGTCCCGCATGGCCCAGGGAGGCGGCATGCCGGGGATGCCCGGCATGCCCGGGATGGGCGGTGGCCCCGGCCGGCAGAAGAAGCAGGTCAAGCAGGCCAAGGGCAAGCGCAAGAGCGGCAACCCGATGAAGCGCAAGGAAGAAGAGGCCGCGGCAGCCGCGCGCCGCGAGGCGGGCCCGGAGGCCATCGAGCCCGCCGCCGGCGGCAACCCGTTCGGGCTTCCCGCCGGGGGCGCGCAGCCCGGACAGGACTTCGACCTTCCGGACGAGTTCAAGAAGTTCATGAAGTAG
- the ftsH gene encoding ATP-dependent zinc metalloprotease FtsH has product MVRFVAYGRPGGRQKEAYVPSPTPVPPRDRADTPWRSEGAPPAPPPKKRMPGGWRGLILTALIVYLITNLVLSFFNEGDEPTISYTEFSKQVANGNVSKIYAKGDAIQGELKAEQPKPDGDKGTYKKFVSQRPAFADDDLWANLTKQNVVVTASPVVVQRSFLANLLISLAPMLLLVLLWVVIARRMGSAMGGGMGGLGRKAPPKPVELEGAKRTTFEDVAGIDEVEGELNDVVDFLKNPDEYRKMGARMPGGVLLAGPPGTGKTLLARAVAGEAGVPFFSASASEFIEMIVGVGASRVRELFAEARKVAPAIIFIDEIDTIGRVRGGGAGMGGHDEREQTLNQILTEMDGFSGSEGVVVLAATNRADVLDPALTRPGRFDRTVMVSPPDRAGREAILRIHTRDIPLADGVDLAQMARTTPGMTGAELANLANEAALLAVKRQQKEVTQSDLSDALEKVQLGAERPLVMPDEERRRTAYHESGHALLGMLQPGADPVRKITIVPRGRALGVTLSTPEADRYAYTEEYLRGRIIGALGGMAAEQVVYEVITTGAENDLEQVTNIVRGMVGRWGMSERIGRLTAIPSDGQSPYGLSAAPATLDAVDHEMRRIVDECYEKACRLLRENRDKLDALAEALMAAETLDEAAAYAAAGIPRLHKGAAHT; this is encoded by the coding sequence ATGGTCCGGTTTGTCGCTTATGGTCGGCCGGGAGGACGGCAGAAGGAGGCCTACGTGCCCAGCCCCACCCCCGTACCGCCCCGCGACCGGGCCGATACGCCCTGGCGCTCCGAAGGCGCACCCCCCGCCCCGCCACCGAAGAAGCGGATGCCCGGCGGCTGGCGCGGCCTGATCCTCACCGCCCTGATCGTCTACCTGATCACCAACCTGGTGCTGTCCTTCTTCAACGAGGGCGACGAGCCGACCATCTCGTACACCGAGTTCAGCAAGCAGGTCGCGAACGGCAACGTCTCGAAGATCTACGCCAAGGGCGACGCCATCCAGGGCGAGCTGAAGGCCGAGCAGCCCAAGCCGGACGGGGACAAGGGCACCTACAAGAAGTTCGTCTCCCAGCGGCCCGCCTTCGCCGACGACGACCTGTGGGCCAACCTCACCAAGCAGAACGTCGTCGTCACGGCTTCCCCGGTCGTCGTGCAGCGCAGCTTCCTGGCCAACCTGCTGATCTCCCTGGCCCCGATGCTGCTGCTGGTCCTGCTGTGGGTGGTCATCGCCCGCCGGATGGGATCGGCGATGGGCGGCGGCATGGGCGGGCTCGGGCGCAAGGCGCCGCCCAAGCCCGTCGAGCTGGAGGGCGCCAAGCGCACGACCTTCGAGGACGTGGCCGGCATCGACGAGGTCGAGGGCGAGCTCAACGACGTCGTGGACTTCCTGAAGAACCCGGACGAGTACCGCAAGATGGGCGCCCGCATGCCCGGTGGCGTGCTGCTCGCCGGCCCGCCCGGCACCGGCAAGACCCTGCTCGCCCGCGCGGTCGCCGGCGAGGCCGGGGTGCCCTTCTTCTCCGCCTCCGCATCCGAGTTCATCGAGATGATCGTCGGCGTCGGCGCCTCCCGGGTGCGCGAACTCTTCGCCGAGGCCCGCAAGGTGGCCCCCGCGATCATCTTCATCGACGAGATCGACACCATCGGGCGGGTGCGCGGCGGCGGCGCGGGCATGGGCGGCCACGACGAGCGCGAGCAGACCCTGAACCAGATCCTCACCGAGATGGACGGCTTCTCCGGCTCCGAGGGAGTGGTCGTCCTCGCCGCGACCAACCGGGCCGACGTCCTGGACCCGGCGCTGACCCGGCCGGGCCGCTTCGACCGCACCGTCATGGTCTCCCCGCCCGACCGGGCCGGCCGCGAAGCCATCCTGCGCATCCACACCAGGGACATCCCGCTCGCCGACGGGGTCGACCTCGCGCAGATGGCCCGTACGACCCCGGGCATGACCGGAGCCGAACTGGCCAACCTCGCCAACGAGGCCGCCCTGCTCGCCGTGAAGCGCCAGCAGAAGGAGGTCACCCAGTCGGACCTCTCCGACGCGCTGGAGAAGGTCCAGCTCGGCGCCGAACGGCCGCTGGTCATGCCGGACGAGGAGCGCCGGCGCACCGCGTACCACGAGAGCGGACACGCCCTGCTGGGCATGCTCCAGCCCGGCGCCGACCCCGTCCGCAAGATCACCATCGTCCCGCGCGGGCGGGCGCTCGGCGTCACCCTCTCCACCCCGGAGGCGGACCGGTACGCCTACACGGAGGAGTACCTGCGCGGCCGCATCATCGGGGCGCTGGGCGGCATGGCCGCCGAGCAGGTGGTCTACGAGGTCATCACCACCGGCGCGGAGAACGACCTGGAGCAGGTCACGAACATCGTCCGCGGCATGGTCGGCCGCTGGGGGATGAGCGAGCGCATCGGCCGCCTCACCGCCATCCCCTCGGACGGACAGAGCCCCTACGGCCTCTCCGCGGCCCCCGCCACCCTCGACGCGGTGGACCACGAGATGCGCCGGATCGTCGACGAGTGCTACGAGAAGGCCTGCCGCCTGCTGCGCGAGAACCGCGACAAGCTGGACGCCCTCGCGGAAGCCCTGATGGCCGCCGAAACCCTGGACGAGGCGGCGGCCTACGCGGCCGCGGGCATCCCCCGCCTCCACAAGGGAGCGGCGCACACGTGA
- a CDS encoding methyltransferase type 11 — protein MTPTPTATLVARDWAEIQERMLVPLYEAVYDRLEVGPGDRLLGLDCGAGLALLLASGRGALATGVEADPARRTLARERLLEVLAAPPAPAVPYDVLLAFSPSPGALAAALPALRRPGAAVVLADWGPAERCTVPSVLGGGPAPRDLDAMAAAAGLVPDGSGRVFCPFGYADVDSAVRGLLSTGLYECSDPVQVEKELAEALHPYERGDGAVWLPNIFRYVIARTA, from the coding sequence ATGACACCGACGCCGACGGCGACGCTTGTCGCGCGGGACTGGGCGGAGATCCAGGAACGGATGCTGGTACCGCTGTACGAGGCGGTCTACGACCGGCTGGAGGTCGGGCCGGGCGACCGGCTGCTCGGCCTCGACTGCGGGGCCGGGCTGGCCCTTCTGCTGGCCTCGGGCCGGGGAGCCCTGGCCACGGGTGTGGAGGCGGATCCGGCACGCCGCACGCTGGCCCGGGAACGCCTCCTGGAGGTGCTCGCGGCCCCTCCGGCGCCCGCGGTGCCCTACGACGTCCTGCTGGCCTTCTCGCCCTCCCCGGGCGCCCTGGCCGCGGCCCTGCCGGCGCTGCGCCGGCCCGGGGCCGCGGTGGTGCTGGCCGACTGGGGTCCGGCGGAGCGGTGCACGGTGCCCTCCGTCCTGGGCGGCGGGCCGGCCCCGCGGGACCTGGACGCCATGGCGGCCGCGGCCGGGCTGGTGCCGGACGGGTCGGGCCGGGTGTTCTGCCCCTTCGGGTACGCCGACGTGGACAGCGCCGTGCGCGGGCTGCTGTCGACCGGGCTCTACGAGTGCTCCGACCCGGTGCAGGTCGAGAAGGAACTGGCGGAGGCGCTTCACCCGTACGAACGGGGTGACGGGGCCGTCTGGCTGCCGAACATCTTCCGGTACGTCATCGCCCGTACGGCCTGA
- the proS gene encoding proline--tRNA ligase codes for MAKAPVLTPQAEDFPRWYQDLINKAELADNGPVRGTMVIRPYGYGLWERMQQEMDARIKDAGAQNAYFPLFIPQSYLTREAEHVEGFAPELAVVTHGGGKELDEPVVVRPTSETIINDYFSKWVQSYRDLPLLINQWANVVRWEMRPRVFLRTSEFLWQEGHTAHVTYEDARDYAARIHTDVYGDFMTNVLGIDVVLGRKTAKERFAGAINTLTLEGMMGDGKALQLGTSHELGTNFAKAFNTQYLSKEGKQELVWQTSWGVSTRMVGGLIMSHGDDNGLRVPPRLAHVQVVVMAIKGDEAVTKVRELGAQLKAAGLRVFVDDRVDTPFGRRAVDWELKGVPVRVEIGPRDLEAGTAMLARRIPGGKEAVQISDLAALLPKVLEEDQEQLLRESRERRISRTSDVSTIEEAAEAAIAGGWARIPWADLGPEGEAKLAEQAVSVRCLIAEDGSVPQADDAPGNLAIVARSY; via the coding sequence ATGGCAAAGGCACCCGTTCTCACCCCCCAGGCGGAGGATTTCCCCCGCTGGTACCAGGATCTGATCAACAAGGCCGAGCTGGCCGACAACGGTCCGGTACGCGGCACCATGGTCATCCGACCGTACGGCTACGGGCTGTGGGAGCGGATGCAGCAGGAGATGGACGCGCGCATCAAGGACGCGGGCGCCCAGAACGCGTACTTCCCGCTGTTCATCCCGCAGTCGTACCTGACGAGGGAAGCGGAGCACGTCGAGGGCTTCGCCCCCGAGCTCGCGGTCGTCACGCACGGCGGCGGCAAGGAGCTCGACGAGCCCGTCGTGGTCCGTCCCACCTCCGAGACGATCATCAACGACTACTTCTCCAAGTGGGTCCAGAGCTACCGCGACCTGCCCCTGCTGATCAACCAGTGGGCGAACGTGGTCCGCTGGGAGATGCGCCCGCGCGTGTTCCTCCGTACGAGCGAGTTCCTCTGGCAGGAGGGCCACACGGCCCACGTCACGTACGAGGACGCCCGCGACTACGCCGCCCGCATCCACACGGACGTGTACGGCGACTTCATGACCAACGTGCTCGGCATCGACGTCGTGCTCGGCCGCAAGACCGCCAAGGAGCGCTTCGCCGGCGCCATCAACACCCTCACCCTCGAGGGCATGATGGGCGACGGCAAGGCCCTGCAGCTCGGCACCAGCCACGAGCTCGGCACCAACTTCGCCAAGGCCTTCAACACGCAGTACCTGTCGAAGGAAGGCAAGCAGGAGCTCGTCTGGCAGACCTCGTGGGGCGTCTCCACCCGCATGGTCGGCGGCCTGATCATGTCGCACGGCGACGACAACGGCCTGCGGGTCCCGCCGCGCCTCGCGCACGTCCAGGTCGTCGTCATGGCGATCAAGGGCGACGAGGCCGTTACCAAGGTCCGCGAGCTGGGCGCCCAGCTCAAGGCCGCGGGCCTGCGGGTGTTCGTCGACGACCGCGTCGACACCCCCTTCGGCCGCCGCGCCGTGGACTGGGAGCTCAAGGGCGTACCGGTCCGCGTCGAGATCGGTCCCCGCGACCTGGAGGCCGGCACCGCGATGCTGGCCCGCCGGATCCCGGGCGGCAAGGAGGCCGTGCAGATCTCCGACCTCGCCGCCCTGCTGCCCAAGGTGCTCGAGGAGGACCAGGAGCAGCTGCTGCGCGAGTCCCGCGAGCGCCGCATCTCCCGCACCTCCGACGTCTCGACCATCGAGGAGGCCGCCGAGGCCGCCATCGCCGGTGGCTGGGCGCGGATCCCGTGGGCCGACCTCGGACCCGAGGGCGAGGCGAAGCTCGCCGAGCAGGCCGTCTCCGTGCGCTGCCTGATCGCCGAGGACGGGTCGGTGCCGCAGGCGGACGACGCCCCCGGTAACCTCGCGATCGTCGCGCGCTCGTACTAG
- the rpsP gene encoding 30S ribosomal protein S16 has translation MAVKIKLKRLGKIRQPHYRIVVADARTRRDGRAIEEIGIYHPTYNPSRIEVNAERAQYWLSVGAQPTEAVLAILKLTGDWQAHKGLPAPAPLLQPATKENKRRSFDEFAKALEGIGEGKGEAITQKAKKADKKADEAEAETAESTEA, from the coding sequence GTGGCAGTCAAGATCAAGCTCAAGCGCCTCGGCAAGATTCGCCAGCCGCACTACCGCATCGTCGTCGCCGACGCCCGTACCCGTCGGGACGGTCGCGCGATCGAAGAGATCGGTATCTACCACCCGACGTACAACCCGTCGCGCATCGAGGTCAACGCCGAGCGTGCGCAGTACTGGCTGTCGGTCGGCGCCCAGCCCACCGAGGCTGTGCTCGCCATCCTGAAGCTCACCGGTGACTGGCAGGCGCACAAGGGCCTCCCGGCCCCCGCGCCGCTGCTGCAGCCGGCGACGAAGGAGAACAAGCGTCGCTCCTTCGACGAGTTCGCCAAGGCCCTCGAGGGCATCGGCGAGGGCAAGGGCGAAGCCATCACCCAGAAGGCGAAGAAGGCCGACAAGAAGGCGGACGAGGCTGAGGCCGAGACCGCCGAGTCGACCGAGGCCTGA
- a CDS encoding RNA-binding protein, whose amino-acid sequence MLEEALEHLVKGIVDNPDEVQVASRNLRRGQVLEVRVHPDDLGKVIGRNGRTARALRTVVGAIGGRGIRVDLVDVDQVR is encoded by the coding sequence ATGCTCGAGGAGGCTCTTGAGCACCTCGTGAAGGGCATCGTGGACAACCCCGACGAAGTGCAGGTCGCCTCGCGCAACCTGCGCCGCGGGCAGGTGCTGGAGGTTCGGGTCCACCCCGACGACCTCGGCAAGGTGATCGGCCGCAACGGCCGCACCGCACGTGCTCTGCGTACCGTCGTGGGCGCCATCGGCGGCCGGGGGATCCGCGTCGACCTCGTCGACGTGGACCAGGTCCGCTGA
- the rimM gene encoding ribosome maturation factor RimM (Essential for efficient processing of 16S rRNA), which produces MELVVARIGRAHGIKGEVTVEVRTDEPELRLGPGAVLRTDPASAGPLTVETGRVHSGRLMLRFAGVKDRTGAEALRNTLLIADVDPAELPAEDDEYYDHQLMDLDVVLEDGTVIGRITEISHLPSQDLFIVERPDGTEVMIPFVEEIVAEIDLEEQRCVITPPPGLIDEREAIVVSTRDGDSDGDTDEDSDGDAAEGVNGEDA; this is translated from the coding sequence GTGGAGCTGGTAGTCGCGCGGATCGGCCGCGCCCACGGGATCAAGGGTGAGGTCACCGTCGAGGTGCGGACCGACGAGCCGGAGCTGCGGCTCGGGCCGGGCGCCGTGCTCCGGACCGACCCGGCGTCGGCGGGACCGCTGACGGTCGAGACGGGCCGGGTGCACAGCGGCAGGCTGATGCTGCGCTTCGCCGGGGTCAAGGACCGCACCGGGGCCGAGGCACTGCGCAACACCCTGCTGATCGCCGACGTGGACCCGGCGGAGCTGCCGGCCGAGGACGACGAGTACTACGACCACCAGCTGATGGACCTTGACGTCGTCCTGGAGGACGGCACCGTGATCGGCCGGATCACCGAGATCTCCCACCTGCCCTCGCAGGACCTGTTCATCGTCGAGCGGCCGGACGGCACCGAGGTGATGATCCCCTTCGTCGAGGAGATCGTCGCCGAGATCGACCTCGAGGAGCAGCGCTGCGTCATCACCCCGCCGCCCGGGCTCATCGACGAGCGCGAGGCGATCGTCGTCTCCACCCGGGACGGGGACTCCGACGGTGACACCGACGAGGACTCCGACGGGGACGCGGCCGAGGGCGTGAACGGGGAAGACGCCTGA
- the trmD gene encoding tRNA (guanosine(37)-N1)-methyltransferase TrmD yields MRLDVVTIFPEYLEPLNVSLVGKARARGQLDVHVHDLRDWTYDRHNTVDDTPYGGGPGMVMKTEPWGEALDAALADGYEAGAHGPVIVVPTPSGRPFTQELAVELSERPWLIFTPARYEGIDRRVMDEYATRLPVYEVSIGDYVLAGGEAAVLVVTEAVARLLPGVLGNAESHRDDSFAPGDMANLLEGPVYTKPPEWRGHGIPDVLVSGHHGKIARWRRDEAFRRTAANRPDLIERCEAAAFDKKDRELLSILGWKPSPDGRFWRRPQPVEE; encoded by the coding sequence ATGCGTCTCGACGTCGTCACGATCTTCCCGGAGTACCTCGAACCGCTCAACGTCTCCCTCGTCGGCAAGGCGCGGGCGCGCGGCCAGCTCGACGTGCACGTCCACGACCTGCGGGACTGGACCTACGACCGGCACAACACGGTGGACGACACCCCGTACGGCGGCGGTCCCGGCATGGTCATGAAGACCGAGCCGTGGGGCGAGGCCCTGGACGCGGCGCTGGCCGACGGCTACGAGGCGGGCGCGCACGGCCCCGTCATCGTCGTCCCCACCCCCAGCGGCCGGCCGTTCACCCAGGAACTGGCCGTCGAGCTCTCCGAACGCCCCTGGCTGATCTTCACCCCGGCACGGTACGAGGGCATCGACCGCCGCGTCATGGACGAGTACGCCACCCGCCTCCCGGTCTACGAGGTGTCCATCGGCGACTACGTCCTGGCCGGCGGCGAGGCGGCCGTCCTGGTCGTCACCGAGGCCGTGGCCCGGCTGCTGCCCGGGGTGCTCGGCAACGCGGAATCGCACCGCGACGACTCCTTCGCACCCGGGGACATGGCCAACCTGCTGGAGGGGCCCGTCTACACCAAGCCCCCGGAGTGGCGCGGGCACGGCATCCCGGACGTGCTGGTCAGCGGCCACCACGGCAAGATCGCCCGGTGGCGCCGCGACGAGGCCTTCCGCCGCACGGCGGCCAACCGCCCGGATCTGATCGAGCGCTGCGAGGCCGCCGCCTTCGACAAGAAGGACCGCGAGCTGCTGAGCATCCTCGGCTGGAAGCCGTCCCCCGACGGCCGATTTTGGCGCAGGCCCCAGCCCGTGGAAGAATAG
- the rplS gene encoding 50S ribosomal protein L19: MSHLLDGVNAATLRSDLPAFRPGDTVNVHVRVIEGNRSRIQQFKGVVIRRQGSGVSETFTVRKVSFSVGVERTFPVHSPIFEKIELVTRGDVRRAKLYFLRELRGKAAKIKEKRDR; this comes from the coding sequence ATGTCTCACCTGCTCGATGGCGTCAACGCCGCCACCCTGCGCTCGGACCTCCCGGCCTTCCGCCCGGGTGACACCGTCAACGTGCACGTCCGCGTGATCGAGGGCAACCGCTCCCGTATCCAGCAGTTCAAGGGTGTCGTCATCCGCCGCCAGGGCTCGGGCGTCTCCGAGACCTTCACGGTCCGCAAGGTCTCCTTCAGCGTCGGCGTGGAGCGCACCTTCCCGGTCCACTCCCCGATCTTCGAGAAGATCGAGCTCGTCACCCGCGGTGACGTGCGTCGCGCCAAGCTGTACTTCCTCCGTGAGCTCCGCGGCAAGGCCGCGAAGATCAAGGAGAAGCGCGACCGCTGA